From Desmodus rotundus isolate HL8 chromosome 12, HLdesRot8A.1, whole genome shotgun sequence, one genomic window encodes:
- the LOC123480654 gene encoding cell adhesion molecule CEACAM21-like, with the protein MGSLSLSSHRGLDHWQGLLLVASLLNFWSQPTTAQVTVQSTNALEGNDVVLRIHNKPPNASSFLWYRGDNTESRHNIAYRIANPIFHVTGPPGGLVSVRYDGSLVIKSVTMKHTGIYTILVQLEGCGRIIACGRLNVYPLLSVPTLRASTTRVTENKDAVVMTCSTNAPAIQWLFNGTNLQLTERVTLSPDHRNLTIDPVQREDAGDYQCKGFNPVSSGKSASLVLDVKFE; encoded by the exons ATGGGGTCCCTGTCACTCTCTTCCCACAGAGGACTTGACCATTGGCAAGGGCTCCTGCTGGTTG CCTCACTCTTAAACTTCTGGAGCCAGCCCACCACAGCCCAAGTGACAGTTCAGTCAACCAATGCTCTCGAAGGGAATGATGTGGTTCTACGTATCCACAATAAGCCTCCCAATGCATCAAGCTTCCTGTGGTACAGGGGAGATAACACTGAGAGCAGACATAATATCGCATATCGAATAGCAAACCCAATATTCCATGTAACAGGTCCTCCAGGTGGACTTGTGTCAGTACGCTATGATGGGTCCTTGGTGATAAAGAGTGTCACCATGAAACACACAGGAATCTACACCATACTGGTCCAACTAGAAGGCTGTGGAAGAATTATAGCATGTGGACGACTTAATGTATACC CACTTCTGAGTGTGCCCACCCTCCGAGCCAGCACCACCAGAGTCACAGAGAACAAGGATGCTGTGGTCATGACCTGCTCCACAAATGCTCCCGCCATCCAGTGGTTGTTCAATGGCACAAACTTGCAGCTCACAGAGAGAGTAACGCTGTCACCTGACCACAGAAACCTCACCATAGACCCTGTCCAGAGGGAGGATGCTGGTGATTACCAGTGTAAAGGGTTCAACCCTGTGAGTTCTGGTAAAAGTGCATCCCTTGTGCTGGATGTGAAATTTGAGTGA